The Phycisphaerae bacterium DNA window CGGCTACAAGGCCCTGTGGAGCATCTTCGGCTCGGCCAATCAGCTCTTGGCCGCCCTGGCGCTCTTGATCGCCACCTGCTGGCTGATCAGCCGCGGCCGGTCGGCCTGGTTCACGCTGCTGCCAACCGCGTTCATGATGGTGACTTCGGTGACCATGCTGATCCGGCTTCTGGCAGTGGATTACCTCCCCAAGTGGCCCGGCTCCGCGCCGTTGGTCATCGCCGACATCATCGTGCTGAGCATGACTGCGGGAGTGATGACCCTGGCGGCGCACCGCTGGTGGACCGCGGTCCGAGAGACTCGGGCGGCGGCCGCGGTGTGAGCGCGATCACCCGTAGCCCAGTTCGCGAAGCTGGCGCTCGCTGAGGCCGAAGTGGTGGCCGACCTCGTGCAGGACGGTGGTCTTGATCTGCTCGATCATCTGCCGCCTGGTGCGGCACATCCGTTCGATGTTGCTCTGGTAGATAACGATCCGCTCGGGATAGCGGTAGGTCTGATCTACGTGCCGCTCGGTCAGAGGCGTGCCATGGTACAGGCCGAGAATGCCGCGCGGGTCGCGGGCCTTGATGTCCCTGCAAACCTCCGGGCTGGGCATGTCCTCGATGTCGATCGCGATATCCTGCAGATAGGAATGGAACCCCTCAGGAATCGCCTGAATGGCCTCATCAACCACCGCCTCAAACTCGTCGTCGCTCAGATGCAAGACAACACCCGCCGCTCAGCTTCTGCGGCCGTCGCCAGCCTCGCGTACCGCTGGCCTCGCCATCACCGCATCGATACAATGCCCCGGCGTGGAAAAGCCATCCAACCCGAGTCTCTATGTCGGAGTATAATCCGTGCCTCACTCGAAACCAATGTCGCGTGTCGCTCCACCCGTCGCCCTGATCGCCGTGCTGGTCGTCGTCGCGGGTTGTGGGCCCATGGCCTACAAGATCACCCCAGTCCCGGCCGATCAGGCACTCGAGGAATCGGTCGTTCTCAAGGACAAGGGCCTGGCCCTGTCCAAGATCGCCCTGATCGACGTCGAGGGCATCATCATGGACGCCCGCAAGCCACACCTGTTCGGCGAGGGTGAGCATCCCGTGTCGCTGCTGACCGAGAAACTGGACAAGGCGGCGAGTGATTCCATGGTCAAGGCCGTCATTCTGCGCATCAATTCGCCGGGCGGCACCGTAACCGCCAGCGACCTGATGTACAACGAGGTCAGACACTTCAAGCAGGCTACCAACGGCACGCGGCCAGTTGTAGCCGTGCTCATGGACGTGGCTGCCAGCGGAGGTTACTACATCGCCTGCTCGGCCGACGAGATCGTTGCTCACCCGACCACCGTCACCGGCAGCATCGGCGTGATCATGCAGATGGTCAATTTCAGCGACACAATGAACAAGATCGGGGTCAGCGCCGACGCCATCACTTCCGGAAAGATGAAGGACGCCGGCTCGCCGTTGCGGAAGATGAAAGCCGAGGAGCGCGAAGTATTCAAGAAGATGGTCGACCAGTTCTACGATCGGTTCGTGGACGTCGTCGCCACCGGCCGGCCCAAACTGACCAAGGCCAGGATTCGGGAAGTGGCCGACGGCCGGGTTTACTCGGCGGGGCAGGCTCTGGACCTCGGCTTCGTCGACCGGATCGACGATCTGCGCGGCACGGTCGGAGTCCTCAAGAAGCAGCTCGGGCTCAGCCGCGTCCAGGTCGTAACCTACGACCGGCCCCTGGGCTGGAAACCGAATCTCTACGCGGCTGAACCCGGAAGTGGCCCGCAGGTGAACCTGATCAACGTGGACTTGCCCGAGACCTGGCCGCGCACCACTCCGCAGTTCCTGTACCTCTGGGTGCCCGGGCTGCTATAGAAGTATAAAGTTCTCTCAACGGCCGCGGTCCACCTGGCGACGATTCATCGCTACGGCGATGCGCATGCATCGTCTGCCGGGCGACCAGATCCGCGCTCACACGGGCCGCGAGCATCCCGCGGTCCTCCCCGGCAGCAGCGGCCTCGGCCGATAGACTATCACGAGAGCTTGTCGCTTCTTTGCTGTGGGCCTGCCGGACCTGACCAACGCACCAGACGCAGCCACCGACCAGGACGATGGAAAGCAGCAGACGATGCCAGTTCACGGGACACCCCTTTCGTGGTTTGAGGGCCTCCATTGCCCCACACCCACGGCCACAAGGACCGCCCGAATCCGTCCACGCCGGCGAGCACAACCCAGGGGTGATCTCGCCGGAAACGGGGTGATTACCCTAGAAGCCGCCGACTGTCAAGCGACGCCGACAGGCTCTACCCACCTTGGCCCCACCCGACCTTCCCTGTCACCGCTCCAGCCGCTACCATGGTCATTCTTGCGGGCCCAGTCCGCCCGCATCGTTTCGGCTTGGCCCCATTCACGAGAAAGGAGCTCTCATGAAGCTTGTGACCTGCACGGCAACGACGGCCTTGGTCATCGGCCTGCTCACGACCGCATTATTTGCCCAGAGTGCCGAATTCAATGGCCTCCACATGAATATGGGAAATCTATCCAGATTGTCGAATGCCAAGACTCGGTCTATCTCCGCCGAGAACTTCAACGGCGAGAAGGGAAAAGGTGGAATGGCCACCGAGGGCACCGGCAAGAACGCGTCTCGCGACCTGGGACAGGGCTGGAAGGTGTCCCCATCCGTGGGCATCAAGGCCAAGAAGACCTTCACTTTGGCCGAGATCCAGGGTCCGGGTGCGATTCAGCAGATCTGGTTCACACCCACGGGCCACTGGCGCTACCTGATCCTGCGGATCTGGTGGGACGGCGAGGCGGAGCCCTCGGTCGAGGTGCCGATCGGCGACTTCTTCGCCTGCGGGTGGAACGAGTATGCCCAGGTCACCTCGTTGCCGGTGTGCGTGAATCCGGGCAGTGCCTTCAACTGCTACTGGGTCATGCCCTTCCGCAAATCCTGCAAGATGACCGTCGAGAACATCGGCGAGAAGGATGAGACCCTCTACTACCAGATCAACTACACCCTGACCGATGTGCCGGCGGACGAGGCTCAGTTCCACGCCCAGTTCCGCCGCGCCAATCCGCTGGCCTACAAGGATGTCTACTCCCTGGTGGACGGCATCAAGGGCAAGGGCCACTATGTCGGCACCTACATGGCCTGGCAGGCGAACAGCAACGGCTGGTGGGGCGAGGGCGAGATCAAGTTCTACCTGGACGGCGACAAGGAGTTTCCGACCATCTGCGGGACCGGCACTGAGGACTACTTCTGCGGCTCTTACTGCTTCCTGGTCAAGAACCCGATGACCGGCAAGGAGGAGTACCGCGAGTACACCACCCCCTTTGCGGGCATGCCCCAGGTCATCCGGCCGGATGGCGTCTACAAAGCCAACACCCGCTTCGGGCTATACCGCTGGCATATCATGGATCCGATCCGTTTCGAAACCGACCTGAAGGTGACCATGCAGGCCCTGGGCTGGCGTTCGGCGGGGCGCTACCTGCCGCTGAAGGACGACATCGCGTCCGTGTCCTTCTGGTATCAGACCGAGCCGCACGCTCCATTCCCCAAGCTGCCGGGCAAGGACGATCTCGAGGTGAACTGAACGGCTGGGCAAGGCTGAATCACAGGGTATTCAACAGACAGGAGAAGCTGAACATGCCGAGCAACAGACCATGGTTGTGGGTGGTGGCCATTCCGGTCGCCTTTTGGATCGGATCGCTGGCCGCCCCGGCGGCAGATGCTCCCCGAGGCAAGGACATCCCCAAGCCGCCAAAGCTGAACTGGGAGAAGAAGCAGCTGAAGGACGACCTCAACGAGGGCATCGCCGTCGGTGACATCAACAACGACGGCACGTTGGACATCAGTTCGGGCACCAGCTGGTACGAGGGCCCCAGCTTCAAGGCCCGTCCTCTGCGCGAGCTGCAAATCGACAACGAGGAATTCATGACCAGCAACAGCGAGCACCTGTTCGACCTCAATGGCGACGGATTCCTCGATGTCATCTCCGGCTCATGGTTCTCGGACAAGCTCTTCTGGTACGAGAACCCGGGCCCAAAGGGTTTCGACGCAGGCAAAGCGTGGGCCGAGCATCTGGTCGTTGACGGCCAGAACGCCTGCGAGGGCACGCTGCTTGTAGACCTCGACGGCGACAAGGCCCCCGAGATCGTGGTCAACAGCTGGGACGAGAACAAGCCGATGACCGTCGTTCGCATCACCCCGGGCAAAGGCGGGCAGATGCCCAGGTTCATGCGGATCGATGTCGGCGACAAGGGCCATGGGCACGGCATCGTGGTGGGCGACGTCAACGGCGACAGGCGGCCGGACATCGTCGTGCCCAAGGGTTGGTTCGAACAGCCGGCCGAGGGTCCCTGGACTACCAAGTGGAAGTTCCACCCTGGCCTGGAACTCACCCACACGTCGCTGCCAGGGCTGATCGTCGATGTGAACAACGACGGCAAGAACGACATCGTCATCGGGCACGCCCACGACTACGGTCTGTTCTGGCTCGAGCAGGGACCGGCCAAGGACGGCGAGATCACCTGGACCCGTCACGACATCGACCAGAGCATCTCCCAGTATCATTGCCTGATCTGGGCTGATCTGGACGGCGATGGCAGGAACGAGGTCGTCACCGGCAAACGCTGGCGCGGGCACAAGGGCGCCGATCCCGGCTCGGCCGACCCCATCTGCGTGGTACGCTACCTGTGGGACCCGGCCAAGAAGGCGTTTGAACGTGACGCTATCACCTTCAACGACAAGGTTGGCACGGGCATGCAGATTCGAGCGGTCGATCTGAACCGAGACGGCAGACTCGATATCGCCGTGGCCGGCAAAACCGGAACGTACGTCTTGTTCAACAAGGGACCAGCCAGAAAGTGATTCGAGTGTCCTTCGCCGTCTGCGTGTACAGCGAAGGAGTTGAACAACGATCCAACAATAAGACGGAGAAAAGGACGCCCCTCCGGCCTTCTTCTCCCCGTCTTTGTTTGTCATTGTCGGCGAACGGAAGGGGCGAGGACATGCAGGACCGCGGCGGCTGCCCGCCCATTCGGGCCGCCTCACTTCTCACCGCGCATTTCTCACTTCCGCAGCTCGGCGACCTATCCGATGTACAGGCCCTCGATCCGAACCTGTACACCGTGCTTGCCCTTGCTGATGAAGTTGACCAATCCGCTGTGCCGCCACTGAAGCATACACCGCCGAGGCATGAACCAGTAGCGCATCCCGATCTTCAACTCCGCGCGGGTATCCTTGACCAGCCCTTCGTAGGCCTCGGCCGAGTAGTAGCCGATGTCCTTGTGAGCGCCGGCACGTGGGCTCAGCGGGCCGGTCACACACCAGACAATCACGCCGGTCCGCGGCTCGACGTTCATGACCACGCCGCAGTGGGTGATCGGGCATCCGCAGGACATGCCCAGCGGCCGGCCGATGACGAGGTCCCCGCGGGTGATGTTCATCTCGCGGGTGATGAGGGGATTGTGCGGCAGCATGGTCTCGCGCGGGCCGGGCTCGTTCGGGAAGGTGTCGAGCACGAAATCGAAATCGCGGCCAAGCGAGTCCTTGTGGGCCACACCTTCGTGCGCGTCGCCCATTTCGTAGGCGGCGCAGCTTTCCGCGCACGCCGAGGCCTTGACGGCGGGCGCAGCGCAGGCAACGGGCGCGGCGAACTTGGCTGCCGGACGTGCGACGCAGCCCGCTCCATTCTTGTGGGCGCAGCGCTTGATCTCGCCGGGCCGCTCTAGCACGGCCTTGGCGAACTCCGCACAGGACCGCCGGCCGCATAGCCCGCAATCCAAGCCAGGCAGATCGCTCAGGATGGACTGCAGTTCGGGCGTAACACTCGACATGGCTCACCTCTTCCTTCTCACTTCTGACTTCCGAAATCGCCGACGGCGGCATCACCCTTCACTCGCCGCGGTAGAAGATATCCGTATTCAGCGGCCGAACGACACCGAAATGCTGCTTCCAGCCGATCTCCTTCTTGCCGACGCAAATGGTGCAGGTGCCCACCGGCGGATTGCCGCGCAGGTAAAGCGGGTAGTTCACCTCCGGGCTCTGTTCCAGTTGACGAACCAGCGGGTCCACACCAATGCCGTAGAGCGCGTCGGTCTCGATGATCCGCACGCCGGGCACCGCCTCGAGAATGCGAGCCCGAAACACCTCGCGCTCAGCCTGCGAGATCAGGTCAATCTTGGTCACGATGGCCACATCCGCCAGCGACAGCATGGGACCGATCTTGCGCGGCAGATTCATGCCACTGGTCGCCTCCA harbors:
- the sppA gene encoding signal peptide peptidase SppA → MPHSKPMSRVAPPVALIAVLVVVAGCGPMAYKITPVPADQALEESVVLKDKGLALSKIALIDVEGIIMDARKPHLFGEGEHPVSLLTEKLDKAASDSMVKAVILRINSPGGTVTASDLMYNEVRHFKQATNGTRPVVAVLMDVAASGGYYIACSADEIVAHPTTVTGSIGVIMQMVNFSDTMNKIGVSADAITSGKMKDAGSPLRKMKAEEREVFKKMVDQFYDRFVDVVATGRPKLTKARIREVADGRVYSAGQALDLGFVDRIDDLRGTVGVLKKQLGLSRVQVVTYDRPLGWKPNLYAAEPGSGPQVNLINVDLPETWPRTTPQFLYLWVPGLL
- a CDS encoding metallopeptidase family protein; translation: MHLSDDEFEAVVDEAIQAIPEGFHSYLQDIAIDIEDMPSPEVCRDIKARDPRGILGLYHGTPLTERHVDQTYRYPERIVIYQSNIERMCRTRRQMIEQIKTTVLHEVGHHFGLSERQLRELGYG
- a CDS encoding cobalamin biosynthesis protein; the encoded protein is MRAVICAGPPTSGKTTILKQVVRRLIGNGRRPAYLKIDVQYADEDTLFGEEFGIPVKKVYSGELCPDHCNVMVLGEAIEWAEEEVADFLLVETAGLCLRCSPYIEGSLGLVVLEATSGMNLPRKIGPMLSLADVAIVTKIDLISQAEREVFRARILEAVPGVRIIETDALYGIGVDPLVRQLEQSPEVNYPLYLRGNPPVGTCTICVGKKEIGWKQHFGVVRPLNTDIFYRGE
- a CDS encoding VCBS repeat-containing protein is translated as MPSNRPWLWVVAIPVAFWIGSLAAPAADAPRGKDIPKPPKLNWEKKQLKDDLNEGIAVGDINNDGTLDISSGTSWYEGPSFKARPLRELQIDNEEFMTSNSEHLFDLNGDGFLDVISGSWFSDKLFWYENPGPKGFDAGKAWAEHLVVDGQNACEGTLLVDLDGDKAPEIVVNSWDENKPMTVVRITPGKGGQMPRFMRIDVGDKGHGHGIVVGDVNGDRRPDIVVPKGWFEQPAEGPWTTKWKFHPGLELTHTSLPGLIVDVNNDGKNDIVIGHAHDYGLFWLEQGPAKDGEITWTRHDIDQSISQYHCLIWADLDGDGRNEVVTGKRWRGHKGADPGSADPICVVRYLWDPAKKAFERDAITFNDKVGTGMQIRAVDLNRDGRLDIAVAGKTGTYVLFNKGPARK
- a CDS encoding DUF2961 domain-containing protein, with amino-acid sequence MNMGNLSRLSNAKTRSISAENFNGEKGKGGMATEGTGKNASRDLGQGWKVSPSVGIKAKKTFTLAEIQGPGAIQQIWFTPTGHWRYLILRIWWDGEAEPSVEVPIGDFFACGWNEYAQVTSLPVCVNPGSAFNCYWVMPFRKSCKMTVENIGEKDETLYYQINYTLTDVPADEAQFHAQFRRANPLAYKDVYSLVDGIKGKGHYVGTYMAWQANSNGWWGEGEIKFYLDGDKEFPTICGTGTEDYFCGSYCFLVKNPMTGKEEYREYTTPFAGMPQVIRPDGVYKANTRFGLYRWHIMDPIRFETDLKVTMQALGWRSAGRYLPLKDDIASVSFWYQTEPHAPFPKLPGKDDLEVN
- a CDS encoding Fe-S cluster protein, whose product is MSSVTPELQSILSDLPGLDCGLCGRRSCAEFAKAVLERPGEIKRCAHKNGAGCVARPAAKFAAPVACAAPAVKASACAESCAAYEMGDAHEGVAHKDSLGRDFDFVLDTFPNEPGPRETMLPHNPLITREMNITRGDLVIGRPLGMSCGCPITHCGVVMNVEPRTGVIVWCVTGPLSPRAGAHKDIGYYSAEAYEGLVKDTRAELKIGMRYWFMPRRCMLQWRHSGLVNFISKGKHGVQVRIEGLYIG